Within the Thalassophryne amazonica chromosome 19, fThaAma1.1, whole genome shotgun sequence genome, the region gcactctgcgttgtgttgttatgactctccTCGGGACATGAACTCTCAATTTCTGGCATGGAATTaggactctaaccagaaggctaaaacccagggctctgaccttgtgaccagagaattcttttcagctgttgggagtgaggtttactaactacatatgcacagtgacacctgctggcctcggttacataaactcaataattaaaatgagtgaatggaatgcactggaaatgcgtcaccaacacttaaatgccccaaaactttaaatgctctTAAAGGAAcggagttgttatgacaacaattcatttttgagttagtttaattaatggaaataagtgactgtaacttttttcaaagtttgagttatattaaattaattattgtattaaaatggagtgttcggtttaacagtgtgaaaatgaaaataaatgtcttTATAGTAATTCTGGATGGCAGGACATGATGGCTTTTAACGTCGTAAATTAGTTGTTGCatgtttgaaaatgtaaattattATTTAGAAACATCAAATGGGATCCAGAACAAGTCATCTGATTTCGTGCAGAACTTTTAAAagtttgtaaaaacaacaacaacaacactaatAAGCTCATTCAAAAACACTGAAAATTAATATTTTAATCCTTCTTATTCCTTTATTTGCTTGTTTTCTTGGTCATTTTGTCTTTTAACTGTACTTTTACTTTGTTAAAATTCTATTTTAATGTTGCTTTTAATGTCTATTTTAATATACTGTTTTGATTTTAATGAGATAGCACCGCTCACTTCTCACTGCATAGCTGTTGATTTTATTTAAGACAGTGAAGAACGTGGTTGGACGACAATCCAGATATGTCTGGGTTCTCTCACACAGAGAGCTGTTAAAATTGTTAAAAGGCTTAAAGTGCCCTTGCTTGTGCTTCATGTGGAGGATGGTCTCCTACAATTTATCAGATAAATGAATAGTATTTAATCAAGGTTTTAGAAGTATTTGTTTGTGGCGTTACCAGTCATACCTTCAGCAAGAAGGTCACTCATTCGCtttccacctggggcctttcggaGTTCGCctgagttccctccaggtgctccggcttcctcccacatccaaacaaatgcagattaggtgaattggaaactttaaatttaagTTTGTTTGCCCCCTccttgaatggtacgttccatctttcacctcataaaatagtTATACCAttggaactcataaacattcattatttgtatactctaACATTTTCTCCCACGAAGCTTTTGAGGATCTTCTGGAGTTTTAATGAGTTGCATTTAAAACTTGGCCATTGTGAAGCTCTTTTGTACTGTCTTTGATTGGGGGACCTCATAAATAAGTTTGAGTTCATGAAGCTTATTCGAAGACTGATTAATATGTTTTGTCTTTTATGTCCTGTAGACAGACATGACACCTTCAAACACCAGTGCCACCTTTATGGACTCCGAGTTTCGTTATCTGCTCTTCCCAGCAGCCTATGGCATCATTTTCGTCCTGGGTTTCTTTGGAAATATCTATGTGCTGTTTGTCCTCCACTCTCTCCGCCAAGCCAAGGCCATGGGAGAAATTCGCATCTACATGGCCAACTTGACTATTGCTGATCTCCTGTTTGTGTGTATTCTACCTTTCTTGATTAGCTATTACAGCAACCATGGTGACTGGATCTACTCTGACTTCATGTGTCGGCTGACCGGCTCGATGTTCTTCATCAACACCTACTGCTCCATTCTCTTCCTTGGAGCCATCAGTGTCAACCGCTACTGGGCGGTCACCCGCCCACTTGATGctgcctcatcagaccacaggCATCGTGGAATCATCGTGTCCACTGTGATCTGGATGACGACTGTCGCGATGGTGATTCAGTATTTAATATCTCCAGGGACTCGTGTTGATGAGAATAATGTAAGGCGCTGTTTTGAGGGCTACCAAAATCAAACCAACTTGGAGAAGCAGAGCGTGGCAGTCACACATTTTGCAATCATtggaatgttttttgttgtgtttttcctcGTTGTGGTGTGCAACGTTCTTATAGTTCAAGCTTTACTTTCTCAACCTTCTCCTCAGTCAGAACGTGCAACTTTCAGATCAGCAACAGTCATATCAGGAAAGAGCATATCTTCCTCACCCAACCGACCCAGAGGGGTGAAACGGAGGGCCATCCAGATGTTATTTGCAGTGGTGGGAGTGTTTGTCGTGTGTTTCCTACCTCACCACATAATCCAAGGCCTCTGGACTTTGGCCGTGTTGAATATCAGAGATGGTTGGGGTAGTGTGGACTGGGACCAGAACACTCGGCAGGCACTCAATGATCTGCACCAGATTACTTTGGTACTCATGGGTCTCAACTGCATTTTGGATCCCATAGTTTATTGCTTCGCCACAAGGAAGTTTAGAAGGTTCATCATGGGTCACTTCAAGAAGATAGCAAAAGGTGAAACATGTTCTCACACGGTCACCTCACAGCTATCCATGGATAGCAGAAACCACAGCCAGAGGCTCCAGAGTGAGTACCAACAACCTGAACTTAATTAATAGAAATAATATTGATGACTATTTTGTAATACTTGGAAAAAATAAATACGCAGAAAAAAATAGAATTGTTGTACCAACTTAATAAAATGCTTGAATTTGTAATACTCAGATGAATTAGGTTGATCCAAATTAATATTTACACCAACTTTTTAACATAAATTGGacaaagctaatttatttgaatgCTGCAAATGTAAGCAACTCAGTTACGTTTTCTCTTTTTGTCCAGTGTATTTCTGTGAAATATTTTCACTCTTGCTTGAAGATAGTTTTATTGAGTATCAAGAGACATTTCAACATTTCAGCCCATGGCTGGAAAAACTAGTGCACTGATCTCCATGAAAGGCATTGTTTATACAGACAGACAAGTCAAATTTCACGTATGACTGGACGGTCAAGCGGCTAGTGTACTTGATTCTTGAGTGGAACCTTCCTGTTTCAATAGAAccactgcccattctccatatatTGTGGATTTGTATCAAGAagtgcatccggtgtaaaacttgtgctaaatcaacatgcagatttggCAGAAGAGCACTTTCTTTTCTATGTGTTTTTGAATATACAATATTTTTTGGTAAATGCAGTTGTTTTGAAGTATTTGTACAGTAATATGGCTCTGTGTCTATGGTCTCATAATGATTGTTCTGCCTTGGTGGAGGTACTGTCCTGACCTTTCTATGTGTTTTTGTATAGTTTTGCCAGTATTGTTGGGGTCATTTTGTAGTTGTCTCTGCACTGTAACAGTGTTCTTTTTTGGCACTCTAACACATCGCCTTGAAATTTAATTTCCGAATGAGAGCAGCAGTTTGAGTTGCAGCAGTCCTGCTCTTCCTGTGTGAAGTGCAACGAGGAAAGCAGAAGTGTTGCAACCACAAGTAGCCACACAAGGATGTTTTCACCAAATTCTGCTGTTTGTGTTCTTATAAAATTATGAACTGTGAAGATTTCATAGTGCAAATTTCAAAAACATTGGTGTTGTCAtggaaaaaagttaaattttacTGAACCTAACTACCGCCTTTTTATAGTTAGGGTGTAGGCTGAGAGTGAAGAATATACTCAGGAGTTTTCTCTGTCATGCCAGAAATTATACCAGTAAAAAATGTACTGATTAGATTTCACTTTTCAGGgaagatttctttcttttttctttttttttttgtacagtttaTGGTGCATATTGTAAAACCAGTGAACAGATGAAGTAATGTATTTTATCTTCTGGCTTTTGACATTGTGACAAtgaatatatatctatatcttgtggataaaaaataaataaatacaagcaAATAAACAATAACCTCAGTATGGTTTCAATCTGTTCCAACAAACCCCCTCACTCccctatttttattattgtacacCAGGTCATAGTACCCTTGgccatgaagacagtaagggctCCTAACATTTGACGCCATTGACATTGACCTTCACcaaaatgattgacctttggctgcTCTTGCCAGTTCAGTTCTGGAATTCACTCAAGTGTGTGCCAAATTTACTCCAAATCAGGTTGattatcaaattccttgaccttgaatCTTTTAAGGGGGTGTTCTGGGTCTGCCTTCACTGATATACCATGTggcaaaaatcagcaaaaggatctGGGAGGAGTTGGCCAACAagtggacagacagacaagacATTGGCCCCAATGATTGGCTTTTACCAAATCTGACCTTGCTGGGTAATTCTAGATGCTCCCCCACCCAACACACACTCCATAAGGGTGTCATGTTTCCTGCAATTCAGAGTGAAAAGCTTAATGTTTGACCTTTTACCCCAGCGACTGACCAAAGTTTGATCTTGCCCTGGAAAGTCTGCAGTCCGCCTACGTATTTGTGCCACATTTCTTGGATAACTAGgtgaaaaatctaaatttttacctttgatcccaatgaacttcacctttgccaaaacaTGTCCTTTAAGGGCAAATCTGGCATGGAcagtcatccacatatcaagtttggtggaaactgTCCAAAGGATCTGTGAGAAGTCGGGGAACAATCAGATAAATGTTACCTAATATGTGGTATGATGTGATATGTTGAATGTGCAAACTTACCAAATGGCATTACAAAAACTGTACTGCATTGCACACAAAAGGAGGCTtttgagcaaaaaaagaaaaaaaataaagaggaaaaaaaaaaaagaaacagctttgTGAAGCCGCTGATCTTCTGATCGTTCTCGGCAGACCCAGCAGGAGACCGGATGGAATCAGCAAAGCTGCCGCTGGTGTGCAAGCCCTTTCAGTTTTCAAGCGAATTTCTCCCAGGGGCGGTTCTAGACCAATTTTACTGTGGGGGCCTGGCTGGGACCAGGGTATGTCAGAACGGGCACATTCAACCCAGGGCAAAAAATACAAAGATTtgaaattttattaatttttattttcataaagCTAGTGATTAACCATTGTAACCAAAGTGAATGGTTCAAAATACCAGatttgagacacacacacacacacacacacacatatatatatatatatatatatatatatatatatacacacattttacAGACTGTATTGACTTGAGAAAATAATCAGCAGATgaattaataatgaaaataatttttaGGTGCAGCCTTTAGGTTCAGTTTGTCAGTCCAAAATTATATAAATACATTGACTGCTCTACTATTACAGCAACTGTAATAGTTGGTTTTGGTGATTGGTTTTGGTGATTTCTGGCAAATCGATCAACAAATGAATCAAGACTCAATACCTTTGCTCTCCTTAATCTCTTATTGTTCATGGTGGATCTAAGGCATTTTTTCACAAGTTTTAACTTAGAAAAACTCAGTTTACAAGAACCAGAACTCACTGGGATCACAACTGCTATTTTACAGCCTCagtggttgcagaggcaaaaacatggAGGTTGGAGGAGTTTGGAGAGGTCATGGAGGATGACTTTCTGTCAGATTCAAAGCCGTTCTGACAAACTATGGGACAACTCAGGAAATGGGGGCAGTTCTTAACCCAAGCTGTTTTCAGCCAGGGTGGAGAGCTGCCGACCTGGACTGGGGGAGCTTATGGGGTGGAAAGTGACACTTTGTGGATCTCCTGTGTTGTGACCATTTTGTGGTTGTGTCTCTACCccaacagtagagaagcttgaatcttcgactggactgggttgcttgacgcgaggacgtttcgcgccagagcaagaattttagctgaggaagcttctgcgatttgaagcaacccagtccagttgaagattcaagcttcgctactatggaaaccacctggacaactgagagctttCACAGAAACATCTCTACCCCAACAGTGTTCATTTTGACCTCACACATTGCCTTGACATTTAATTTCCGAGTGAGAGCAGCGGTTCGAGTTGCAGCAGTCGCTCTCTTCCTGTGTGAAGTACAAGAAGAAAAGCAGAAGTGTTGCAAGCAGAAGTAAACACAAGGACGCTTTCACCAAATTCTGCGGATGTTAATAATAAATGATTAACCGTTAAGACTTTATAGCAGAAATTAGAAAGTATTTTTGTCGTTGTGGAAAATATGAAATGATACTGAACCTAATGACCTCTTTTTTGTGGTTAGGGTGCactgaaaaagagaatagttgaaccaacttaaaaaagcattacaaatggtaaaacctgaatgaattaagttgtttgtaaGTTAGAGGTGATCTAACTTGCTAACTTAAGTTGAAACAACTTTAAGTCATTCAGGTTTagcaattgtaacactttttgaagttggttcttttttcagtgtgtagtGTGATTGTGA harbors:
- the ptafr gene encoding platelet-activating factor receptor isoform X1, giving the protein MTDMTPSNTSATFMDSEFRYLLFPAAYGIIFVLGFFGNIYVLFVLHSLRQAKAMGEIRIYMANLTIADLLFVCILPFLISYYSNHGDWIYSDFMCRLTGSMFFINTYCSILFLGAISVNRYWAVTRPLDAASSDHRHRGIIVSTVIWMTTVAMVIQYLISPGTRVDENNVRRCFEGYQNQTNLEKQSVAVTHFAIIGMFFVVFFLVVVCNVLIVQALLSQPSPQSERATFRSATVISGKSISSSPNRPRGVKRRAIQMLFAVVGVFVVCFLPHHIIQGLWTLAVLNIRDGWGSVDWDQNTRQALNDLHQITLVLMGLNCILDPIVYCFATRKFRRFIMGHFKKIAKGETCSHTVTSQLSMDSRNHSQRLQSEYQQPELN
- the ptafr gene encoding platelet-activating factor receptor isoform X2 produces the protein MTPSNTSATFMDSEFRYLLFPAAYGIIFVLGFFGNIYVLFVLHSLRQAKAMGEIRIYMANLTIADLLFVCILPFLISYYSNHGDWIYSDFMCRLTGSMFFINTYCSILFLGAISVNRYWAVTRPLDAASSDHRHRGIIVSTVIWMTTVAMVIQYLISPGTRVDENNVRRCFEGYQNQTNLEKQSVAVTHFAIIGMFFVVFFLVVVCNVLIVQALLSQPSPQSERATFRSATVISGKSISSSPNRPRGVKRRAIQMLFAVVGVFVVCFLPHHIIQGLWTLAVLNIRDGWGSVDWDQNTRQALNDLHQITLVLMGLNCILDPIVYCFATRKFRRFIMGHFKKIAKGETCSHTVTSQLSMDSRNHSQRLQSEYQQPELN